One Lactobacillus sp. CBA3606 DNA segment encodes these proteins:
- a CDS encoding LacI family DNA-binding transcriptional regulator, whose protein sequence is MQHYSIKDIARLSGVSVATVSRVINNNGRFSEETRKKVSTVIQTTGYETNYSAKNLRMNRSDTIGILIPDISNFFFAEITKLLEEKLFAHGYSVIICNTAHDDQREQSYLRTLESKGIDGLIVISGSATFEFTQGNSQKKIPYVCVDRKPADKSKTIFISSDHQQGAYDATKALYHAGCQNPVIAIGTFDTPSMQGRLAGFNAALTNRTSQWGHVFKLSTPAAGTDDLTAYLQRHPQTDGIFAVNDSVALKLHQILRQLAISVPTTMKLIGFDDSPTDEYVTPTLSSVAQNNTELAEQTVIQLLGLIDQTTQPGHEVIVPVKLRLRETS, encoded by the coding sequence ATGCAGCACTATTCAATTAAAGATATTGCCCGGCTCAGCGGGGTTTCCGTGGCGACCGTCTCACGCGTCATCAATAATAACGGTCGTTTTTCTGAGGAAACTCGTAAAAAGGTCTCAACTGTTATTCAAACCACTGGCTATGAAACCAACTATAGCGCTAAAAATTTACGCATGAATCGTTCTGATACCATTGGCATCTTGATTCCTGACATCAGTAACTTTTTCTTTGCTGAGATCACTAAATTGTTAGAAGAAAAATTGTTTGCCCATGGCTACTCTGTCATTATCTGCAATACAGCACATGATGATCAACGTGAACAAAGCTATCTTCGAACCTTAGAGAGTAAAGGAATTGACGGCTTGATTGTCATCTCTGGTAGTGCCACCTTTGAATTTACGCAAGGAAACAGTCAAAAAAAGATTCCTTATGTCTGCGTTGATCGTAAACCGGCCGATAAGTCCAAAACCATTTTTATTTCTTCAGATCATCAGCAAGGTGCTTATGACGCTACCAAAGCACTTTATCACGCTGGTTGCCAAAACCCAGTAATTGCAATTGGCACCTTTGACACCCCTTCAATGCAGGGCCGACTTGCTGGCTTTAACGCCGCCTTAACCAATCGTACCTCCCAATGGGGCCACGTTTTTAAATTATCAACACCAGCAGCTGGCACTGATGACCTAACCGCCTACTTACAACGACATCCCCAAACGGATGGTATCTTTGCGGTTAATGATTCCGTCGCTTTAAAATTGCATCAAATTTTACGGCAATTAGCTATTTCAGTGCCAACGACGATGAAACTGATTGGTTTTGATGATTCACCAACTGACGAATACGTGACGCCTACCCTTTCATCAGTTGCTCAAAACAATACTGAGTTGGCTGAGCAGACCGTCATACAATTGCTCGGGCTCATTGACCAGACGACACAGCCAGGGCACGAGGTAATTGTTCCAGTCAAACTACGACTACGGGAAACCAGTTGA
- a CDS encoding LacI family DNA-binding transcriptional regulator, translated as MAATLKDIAKAAGVSLATVSRVLNHDQSLSVGDETRQRIFSAAEALQYSKNKRRSTMPTVRKKLAIVQWYSESKEQDDLYYMSVRMGIERQGQAQQFEVTRVFQNDMQQIATDVDAVVAIGKFSPQQVQDMAALTDQLVFVDDDQFAAGFDSVLTDFKLATAKVVDYFWQQGIQAIGMIHGLETTTDQAVQVVDQRLISFKAAMMAHQAYQPELVFEGDYTGQGGYEMMKQAIETLGDDLPRAFFIANDPMAAGALKALQAAKIQVPERVKLFSFNDTSLATFVYPELSSVRVATELMGETAVDLIVSRLQSGRKIPQRIELGTQLVERDSTK; from the coding sequence ATGGCGGCAACTTTAAAAGATATTGCCAAAGCAGCGGGGGTTTCGTTAGCAACCGTTTCACGGGTCTTGAATCATGATCAATCCTTATCGGTCGGTGACGAGACGCGCCAACGAATTTTTAGTGCAGCGGAAGCGTTACAATATTCGAAGAATAAACGGCGGTCAACTATGCCAACTGTGCGTAAAAAGTTGGCGATTGTGCAATGGTATTCTGAGTCAAAAGAACAAGATGATTTGTATTATATGTCGGTGCGGATGGGAATCGAGCGTCAAGGTCAGGCCCAACAATTTGAAGTCACCCGGGTTTTCCAAAATGACATGCAGCAAATTGCGACCGATGTAGATGCAGTAGTTGCTATTGGCAAGTTTAGTCCACAGCAAGTTCAGGATATGGCAGCGCTGACGGATCAACTGGTTTTTGTGGATGATGATCAGTTTGCGGCTGGCTTTGATAGTGTCTTAACGGATTTTAAGCTGGCGACAGCTAAAGTCGTGGACTACTTTTGGCAACAAGGTATTCAAGCGATTGGGATGATTCATGGTCTTGAAACCACGACTGATCAGGCCGTTCAAGTCGTCGACCAACGATTAATCAGCTTTAAGGCCGCGATGATGGCGCATCAAGCTTATCAACCGGAACTCGTCTTTGAAGGTGATTACACTGGTCAAGGCGGCTATGAGATGATGAAACAAGCCATTGAGACGTTAGGTGACGATTTACCACGGGCCTTTTTTATTGCCAATGATCCAATGGCTGCTGGCGCACTCAAGGCGCTACAAGCGGCTAAGATTCAGGTTCCCGAACGTGTCAAACTTTTCAGTTTTAATGATACGTCATTAGCGACATTCGTTTATCCAGAATTAAGCTCGGTCCGGGTCGCAACTGAATTGATGGGTGAAACGGCCGTGGACTTAATTGTGAGCCGGTTACAAAGTGGCCGCAAGATTCCACAACGGATTGAATTAGGCACACAGTTAGTGGAACGAGATAGTACGAAGTAA
- a CDS encoding UDP-glucose--hexose-1-phosphate uridylyltransferase, which produces MTTINQFVTAVIASPSQYTALDRIYVTNRVLALVGEGPVVTATDDQLTSLTTALVQTAVQNESIEADQSARDILADQLMDLVTPLPSVVNQNFWDKYQTSPKAATDYFYQLSQANDYIKTSAIAKNVVFPAQTDFGELEITINLSKPEKDPKAIAAARNQPENGYPLCQLCLENEGYLGRLGYPARSNHRVIRFTLAGETWGFQYSPYAYFNEHSIFLDRVHRPMVINRQTFSNLLAIVTQFPHYFVGSNADLPIVGGSMLSHEHYQGGRHDFPMMKAPLDRPLDLGLANVTAGIVKWPMSTIRLTSSDQTALLDAATKIHEVWKNYSDETVDVRAYTGTTRHHTTTPIARKVGDQYILDLVLRDNQTSAAYPDGIFHPHQAVQHIKKENIGLIEVMGRAILPARLKTELQEVAKYLLDRHNQMVPMHQPWADALKAKYTFTADNVTPILDREVGQVFAEVLANAGVFKWDDAGQAAFDRFVTAVRASN; this is translated from the coding sequence GTGACAACCATTAATCAATTTGTGACGGCAGTCATTGCGTCGCCGTCACAATACACAGCCTTAGATCGGATTTATGTCACCAATCGGGTACTCGCCTTAGTCGGTGAAGGTCCAGTCGTGACCGCGACCGATGATCAGCTGACGAGTCTTACCACTGCACTTGTGCAAACGGCCGTCCAAAATGAGTCGATTGAGGCCGATCAATCGGCACGTGATATTTTAGCAGATCAATTGATGGATTTAGTCACGCCATTGCCATCCGTGGTTAATCAAAATTTTTGGGATAAGTATCAAACGAGTCCTAAAGCGGCAACTGATTATTTTTATCAGTTAAGTCAAGCAAATGACTATATTAAAACGAGTGCTATTGCGAAAAATGTTGTTTTTCCAGCGCAGACTGATTTTGGCGAGCTAGAAATTACGATTAATTTGTCAAAACCAGAAAAAGATCCAAAAGCCATTGCAGCCGCACGGAATCAACCGGAAAATGGTTATCCGTTGTGCCAACTATGTCTAGAGAATGAAGGCTACTTGGGTCGGCTAGGTTACCCAGCTCGCAGTAATCATCGGGTGATTCGTTTCACTTTAGCGGGCGAAACTTGGGGCTTTCAATATTCACCCTATGCCTACTTTAATGAACATTCAATCTTCTTAGATCGGGTGCATCGGCCAATGGTGATTAATCGGCAAACCTTTAGTAACTTATTAGCGATTGTGACCCAATTTCCACACTATTTTGTCGGTAGCAATGCCGATTTGCCAATTGTGGGTGGATCGATGTTGTCACATGAGCATTATCAAGGCGGTCGTCATGATTTTCCAATGATGAAAGCACCGCTGGACCGTCCGCTTGATTTAGGACTAGCTAACGTTACGGCTGGAATCGTGAAGTGGCCGATGTCGACAATTCGTTTGACTAGTTCAGATCAGACTGCGTTACTTGATGCGGCAACTAAGATTCATGAAGTCTGGAAAAACTATTCGGATGAAACAGTTGACGTGCGAGCCTATACAGGAACGACGCGTCACCACACAACAACGCCGATTGCACGTAAAGTGGGCGATCAATATATTTTAGACTTGGTATTACGGGATAACCAAACGTCAGCAGCTTATCCAGATGGGATTTTTCATCCACATCAAGCTGTGCAACATATTAAAAAAGAAAACATTGGTTTAATCGAAGTCATGGGTCGGGCCATTTTACCTGCCCGGCTAAAAACCGAACTTCAAGAAGTTGCAAAATACCTCTTAGACCGTCATAATCAAATGGTACCAATGCATCAGCCGTGGGCCGATGCATTGAAAGCCAAGTATACGTTTACGGCTGATAATGTGACGCCAATATTGGATCGTGAAGTGGGTCAAGTCTTTGCGGAGGTGCTTGCTAACGCGGGGGTCTTCAAATGGGATGATGCCGGCCAAGCGGCTTTTGATCGGTTTGTCACGGCAGTTAGAGCCAGTAATTAA
- the galE gene encoding UDP-glucose 4-epimerase GalE yields MAVLVLGGAGYIGSHAVDRLVAQGYDVAVVDNLVTGHQAAINPQARFYEGDVRDTTFMNSVFDQENIEGVMHFAAFSVVPESMQDPLKYFDNNTAGMVKLLEVMAKHDVKRIVFSSTAATYGEPKQVPIKETDPQVPTNPYGESKLAMEKIMHWSDVAYGIKFVALRYFNVAGAKPDGSIGEDHHPETHLVPIILQVAAGERNQLQIFGDDYPTPDGTNVRDYVHVVDLADAHILALTYLQQDHASAAFNLGSSTGFSNQEMLDAAREVTGQPIPAVMAPRRAGDPSTLIAASDKARATLGWQPQYDDVKEIIRTAWNWKQRHPAGYDDQGGQA; encoded by the coding sequence ATGGCAGTGTTAGTTTTAGGTGGGGCTGGTTATATTGGGTCACACGCAGTCGATCGGTTAGTTGCACAGGGTTATGATGTTGCAGTGGTTGATAATTTAGTGACGGGACATCAAGCTGCTATCAACCCACAAGCTCGTTTTTATGAAGGTGATGTTCGGGATACCACGTTTATGAATTCAGTTTTTGATCAGGAAAATATTGAAGGAGTTATGCATTTTGCGGCCTTTTCTGTCGTACCAGAATCAATGCAAGATCCGTTGAAATATTTTGATAATAATACGGCTGGTATGGTGAAATTACTAGAAGTTATGGCAAAACATGACGTGAAACGAATTGTCTTTTCATCAACCGCTGCAACTTATGGCGAACCCAAGCAAGTTCCCATCAAAGAAACTGACCCCCAAGTGCCGACGAATCCTTATGGGGAAAGTAAGTTAGCCATGGAAAAAATCATGCATTGGTCAGATGTCGCTTACGGAATTAAGTTTGTTGCATTGCGCTATTTCAACGTAGCTGGTGCGAAACCAGATGGCAGTATCGGTGAAGATCATCACCCAGAAACGCATCTCGTGCCGATTATTTTGCAAGTTGCTGCGGGTGAACGGAATCAATTGCAGATTTTTGGTGATGATTATCCCACCCCAGATGGCACCAACGTGCGCGACTATGTCCACGTGGTTGATTTAGCGGATGCGCATATTCTGGCATTAACTTATTTACAACAAGATCATGCCAGTGCAGCCTTTAACTTAGGTTCTTCAACGGGTTTTTCTAATCAAGAAATGTTAGATGCTGCTCGTGAAGTAACTGGACAACCGATTCCAGCTGTGATGGCGCCACGTCGAGCCGGCGATCCAAGTACCTTAATTGCTGCGAGTGATAAAGCCCGCGCTACTTTGGGCTGGCAACCACAGTATGATGATGTCAAAGAGATTATTCGGACTGCGTGGAACTGGAAACAGCGCCATCCCGCCGGCTATGATGATCAGGGAGGGCAAGCCTAG